The following coding sequences are from one Bradyrhizobium sp. WSM471 window:
- a CDS encoding UDP-N-acetylmuramoyl-L-alanyl-D-glutamate--2,6-diaminopimelate ligase, which translates to MKLRDLLDQDVQGNDAAIEPAVAALDVTGVALDSRAVKPGHLFFALAGSKTDGARFIDAAIAAGAVAVVGEHVPDGCKVPFISVANPRRALALAAARFYPAQPATIAAVTGTSGKTSVAAFTRQIWDRLGHASASIGTIGLVSPKRTVYGSLTTPDPIALHRQLDEIAREGVTHLAFEASSHGLDQYRLDGVRVSAGGFTNLSRDHMDYHPTVAHYLAAKLRLFRELVPPGGAAVISADHDCSAEAISAANSRGLRVMAVGRNGDGVGEGIRLAGAEVEGFSQMLALEHRGKRYAIRLPLVGEFQIENALVSAGLAIGTGSDAANVFASLERLEGAKGRLERVGERNGAPIFVDYAHKPDALAKALQALRPYARRRLVVVFGAGGDRDAGKRPIMGEIAAGNADGVIVTDDNPRSEKPESIRAEILAAAKGAREIGDRAAAIRTAIAELEDGDALLIAGKGHEIGQIVGGEVLPFSDHEAVAAALASRIA; encoded by the coding sequence ATGAAGCTGCGCGACCTCCTCGATCAGGACGTTCAGGGCAATGACGCCGCAATCGAGCCCGCCGTCGCGGCGCTCGACGTGACCGGCGTTGCCCTCGACAGCCGCGCGGTCAAGCCGGGTCATCTCTTTTTCGCACTTGCGGGCAGCAAGACCGACGGTGCGCGCTTCATCGATGCCGCGATTGCCGCGGGCGCGGTGGCGGTCGTTGGCGAGCATGTGCCTGATGGCTGCAAGGTGCCGTTCATCTCAGTCGCCAATCCGCGCCGCGCGCTGGCGCTGGCCGCGGCAAGATTCTATCCCGCGCAGCCCGCGACAATTGCGGCGGTGACCGGCACCAGCGGCAAGACCTCGGTCGCCGCATTCACCCGGCAGATCTGGGACCGGCTCGGGCACGCATCCGCCAGCATCGGAACCATCGGCCTGGTCTCGCCGAAGCGCACCGTCTACGGCTCGCTGACGACGCCCGATCCGATTGCGCTGCACCGACAGTTGGACGAGATCGCGCGCGAAGGCGTCACGCATCTCGCCTTCGAGGCCTCTTCTCACGGGCTCGACCAATATCGCCTCGACGGCGTGCGCGTGTCCGCCGGCGGCTTCACCAATCTCTCGCGCGACCACATGGATTATCACCCGACCGTCGCGCATTATCTCGCGGCCAAGCTCAGGCTGTTCCGCGAACTTGTCCCGCCGGGGGGCGCGGCCGTGATCTCGGCCGATCATGATTGCTCGGCGGAGGCGATCAGTGCTGCGAATTCGCGCGGCTTGCGCGTGATGGCGGTCGGTCGCAACGGCGACGGGGTAGGCGAGGGCATTCGTCTCGCCGGTGCGGAGGTCGAGGGGTTTTCGCAAATGCTCGCGCTCGAACATCGCGGCAAGCGGTATGCGATCCGGCTGCCGCTGGTCGGCGAATTCCAGATCGAGAATGCGCTGGTGTCGGCCGGTCTCGCCATCGGCACCGGCAGCGACGCCGCAAACGTGTTCGCGAGCCTCGAACGTCTCGAAGGCGCCAAAGGCCGGTTGGAGCGCGTCGGCGAGCGCAACGGCGCGCCGATCTTCGTCGACTACGCGCACAAGCCCGATGCGCTGGCCAAGGCGCTGCAGGCGCTGCGTCCCTACGCCAGGCGCAGGCTGGTCGTCGTGTTCGGTGCCGGCGGCGACCGCGATGCCGGCAAGCGTCCGATCATGGGCGAGATCGCGGCTGGCAACGCCGACGGTGTCATCGTCACCGACGACAATCCGCGCAGCGAGAAGCCGGAATCCATCCGCGCCGAAATCCTCGCCGCCGCCAAGGGCGCCCGCGAAATCGGCGACCGGGCCGCGGCGATCCGCACCGCGATCGCGGAATTGGAAGATGGCGATGCGCTGCTCATCGCCGGCAAGGGGCACGAGATCGGGCAGATCGTCGGCGGAGAGGTTTTGCCCTTCAGTGATCACGAGGCGGTCGCCGCCGCACTAGCGTCGAGGATTGCATGA
- a CDS encoding penicillin-binding protein 2 → MSAVTPAKPAEKPTEPWRQRLIRSLLYGRNVDRAAKARARVGLAMLAFGAVYALIGGRLVMFAIGADAHGARRAAAQEVVATARPDIVDRNGAILATDVKASSLFGEPRRIIDKDEAIELLTATVPDLDEAEVRERLKTRKGFVWLKREITAKQQQDIHKLGIPGIGFLRENKRVYPTGNEVAHVIGLVNIDNQGIAGMEKWLDNQGLADLHRAGFATDRLQKPIELSVDLRVEHALRDELLKAKEKYHTKAASGIVSNVKTGEIVAMVSLPDFDPNSPKEAHDPDRINRLTTGVYEMGSTFKAFTLAMALDSGKINLNSSWDARGNLHYGKFTIHDSHALGRFINTKEVFTYSSNIGAARIALSQGVEAHKAFLAKMGQLTRLRTELPESAAPLVPRRWGELNTVTIAFGQGMSVAPLQAVMGINALVNGGYLIPPTFMKRTESEAAAMAKRVIKTETSDKMRFLMRLNAEIGTAKTADVKGYYVGGKTGTSEKVINGRYAKKRVLNSFTAIMPCDDPKYQILIMLDEPQAIPETKGFITSGWNAVPTGGKVIERIAPLLGVEPRFDLPPSERLILAASRTTQ, encoded by the coding sequence ATGAGTGCTGTGACCCCGGCCAAACCGGCAGAAAAGCCGACCGAGCCTTGGCGGCAGCGGCTGATCCGCAGCCTGCTGTACGGGCGCAACGTCGATCGCGCGGCCAAGGCGCGGGCGCGTGTCGGCCTGGCGATGCTCGCCTTCGGCGCGGTTTACGCCCTGATCGGCGGCCGGCTCGTGATGTTCGCGATCGGCGCCGACGCGCACGGCGCGCGCCGCGCCGCGGCGCAGGAGGTGGTCGCGACCGCGCGGCCCGACATCGTCGATCGCAATGGTGCGATCCTCGCGACCGACGTCAAGGCGTCGAGCCTGTTCGGCGAGCCGCGCCGCATCATCGACAAGGACGAGGCGATCGAGCTTCTGACCGCCACTGTGCCCGACCTCGACGAGGCCGAGGTGCGCGAGCGCCTGAAGACGCGCAAGGGATTCGTCTGGCTCAAGCGCGAGATTACGGCGAAGCAACAGCAGGACATCCACAAGCTCGGCATTCCCGGCATCGGCTTCCTGCGCGAGAACAAGCGCGTCTATCCGACCGGCAACGAGGTCGCCCACGTCATCGGTCTGGTCAACATCGACAACCAGGGCATCGCCGGCATGGAGAAGTGGCTCGACAATCAGGGGCTCGCCGATCTCCATCGCGCGGGCTTTGCCACCGACCGGCTGCAAAAACCGATCGAGCTCTCGGTCGATCTGCGCGTCGAGCACGCACTGCGTGACGAGCTGCTGAAGGCCAAGGAGAAATACCACACCAAGGCCGCCTCCGGCATCGTCTCCAACGTCAAGACCGGCGAGATCGTGGCGATGGTCTCCCTTCCGGACTTCGATCCCAACAGTCCGAAGGAGGCGCACGACCCCGACCGCATCAATCGCCTGACCACCGGCGTCTACGAAATGGGATCGACCTTCAAGGCATTCACGCTGGCGATGGCGCTGGATTCAGGCAAGATCAATTTGAATTCGTCGTGGGACGCGCGCGGAAACCTGCACTACGGCAAGTTCACCATTCACGACAGCCACGCGCTTGGACGCTTCATCAACACCAAGGAAGTGTTCACCTATTCGTCCAATATCGGCGCGGCGCGGATCGCGCTCAGCCAGGGCGTCGAGGCCCACAAGGCGTTCCTTGCCAAGATGGGACAGTTGACGCGGCTGCGCACCGAGCTGCCGGAGAGCGCGGCTCCCCTGGTGCCGCGACGCTGGGGCGAGCTGAACACGGTGACCATCGCGTTCGGCCAGGGCATGTCGGTGGCGCCGCTCCAGGCGGTGATGGGCATCAACGCGCTGGTGAACGGCGGCTATCTGATTCCGCCAACCTTCATGAAACGGACCGAATCCGAAGCGGCGGCGATGGCCAAGCGCGTCATCAAGACGGAGACCAGCGACAAGATGCGGTTCCTGATGCGGCTCAATGCCGAAATCGGCACCGCCAAGACCGCTGACGTCAAGGGTTACTATGTCGGCGGCAAGACCGGCACGTCCGAGAAAGTCATCAACGGCCGCTATGCCAAAAAGCGGGTGCTCAACTCCTTCACCGCGATCATGCCGTGCGATGATCCGAAATATCAGATCCTGATCATGCTGGACGAGCCCCAGGCGATTCCCGAAACGAAGGGTTTCATCACCTCGGGCTGGAACGCGGTGCCGACCGGCGGCAAGGTGATCGAGCGGATCGCGCCGCTTTTGGGCGTCGAACCGCGGTTCGATCTGCCGCCGTCCGAGCGCCTTATTCTTGCAGCATCCAGGACAACCCAGTAA
- the rsmH gene encoding 16S rRNA (cytosine(1402)-N(4))-methyltransferase RsmH, producing the protein MSSAPHIPVLGREAIDHLAPREGGLYIDATFGAGGYSRAILDVPGTRVIAIDRDRTAIEGGAELVERSAGRLTLVEDRFSNLAEICAAQRVDDVVGVVMDVGVSSMQLDQAGRGFSFRLDGPLDMRMGQAGPTAADVVARASEGDLADIIYLLGEERQSRRIARAIVADRQETPFTTTRALADLVGRVVRSKPGDIHPATRTFQALRIFVNEELEELQNALIAAERVLKPGGRLVVVSFHSLEDRIVKNFLAERSKTGGGSRHLPEVSQAVPSFQLLTRRPVIAGENEVAHNPRARSAKLRAGERTSAPAHDDREQSSWPKLSDVMRGG; encoded by the coding sequence ATGAGTTCGGCTCCGCACATCCCCGTTCTTGGCCGTGAGGCCATCGACCACCTCGCCCCGCGCGAAGGCGGCCTATACATCGACGCGACGTTTGGCGCCGGCGGCTACAGCCGTGCGATTCTTGACGTGCCGGGAACCCGGGTGATTGCCATCGATCGCGATCGTACTGCGATCGAGGGCGGCGCCGAGCTGGTCGAACGCTCGGCGGGCCGGCTGACGCTCGTTGAAGATCGCTTCTCCAACCTCGCCGAAATCTGCGCGGCTCAACGCGTCGATGACGTCGTCGGCGTCGTGATGGATGTCGGGGTGTCCTCGATGCAGCTCGACCAGGCCGGCCGCGGCTTCTCGTTCCGCCTCGATGGTCCGCTCGACATGCGGATGGGGCAGGCAGGCCCGACTGCGGCCGATGTCGTGGCGCGCGCATCGGAAGGCGATCTCGCCGATATCATCTATCTCCTCGGCGAAGAGCGGCAGTCGCGTCGCATCGCCCGCGCCATCGTCGCGGACCGTCAGGAGACGCCGTTCACCACCACGCGCGCGCTCGCCGATCTCGTCGGCAGGGTGGTTCGTTCCAAGCCTGGGGATATTCACCCGGCGACGCGGACGTTCCAGGCCCTGCGCATCTTCGTCAACGAAGAGCTCGAGGAACTCCAGAACGCACTCATCGCTGCCGAGCGTGTGCTCAAGCCCGGTGGTCGCCTCGTGGTCGTCTCGTTCCATTCGCTGGAAGATCGCATCGTCAAGAATTTTCTCGCCGAGCGTAGCAAGACGGGTGGCGGCTCACGCCATCTGCCGGAAGTGTCTCAGGCGGTGCCGAGCTTTCAGCTGCTGACGCGGCGGCCGGTGATTGCAGGCGAAAACGAAGTCGCGCATAACCCGCGCGCGCGGTCGGCAAAACTGCGCGCCGGCGAGCGCACCTCGGCGCCCGCGCATGACGATCGCGAGCAATCGTCCTGGCCAAAACTCTCCGACGTCATGAGAGGTGGCTAG
- a CDS encoding N-acetylmuramoyl-L-alanine amidase: protein MRTFEPDSSIVSDIIPSPNHGDRNKGRQPDMIVLHYTGMPDVEGALARLCSAGTEVSAHYVVLEDGRIVQCVPEARRAWHAGVSSWSGEDDINSCSIGIEIVNRGHDWGYPEFPLRQIAAVIALCRGIMLRRKVPAHRVLGHSDVAPARKKDPGEKFPWHSLANSGVGHWVTPAPVVRGESLMLGTISDEVLSLQQALARYGYGVPLTGKYDAATMEVVTAFQRHFRPARLDGVADHSTLSTLQALLGSLPAEGTAVASK, encoded by the coding sequence ATGCGGACGTTCGAGCCGGACTCCTCGATCGTCTCCGACATCATCCCCTCACCGAACCATGGCGACCGTAACAAGGGCCGGCAGCCCGATATGATCGTGCTGCATTACACCGGCATGCCCGACGTCGAAGGTGCGCTGGCGCGGCTCTGCTCCGCGGGCACCGAGGTGTCGGCACATTACGTCGTGCTGGAAGACGGCCGCATCGTGCAATGCGTGCCGGAGGCCAGGCGCGCCTGGCATGCCGGCGTCTCGTCCTGGTCCGGCGAGGACGACATCAATTCCTGCTCGATCGGGATCGAGATCGTCAATCGCGGCCACGATTGGGGCTATCCGGAGTTTCCGCTGCGCCAGATCGCCGCCGTGATCGCACTGTGCCGCGGCATCATGCTCCGCCGCAAGGTGCCCGCGCACCGGGTGCTCGGCCATTCCGATGTGGCGCCCGCGCGCAAGAAAGATCCCGGCGAAAAATTTCCGTGGCATTCGCTCGCCAATTCCGGTGTCGGCCACTGGGTCACGCCCGCGCCGGTGGTGCGCGGCGAGAGCCTGATGCTCGGCACCATCAGCGACGAGGTGCTGAGCCTGCAGCAGGCGCTCGCCCGATACGGCTACGGCGTTCCCCTCACCGGCAAATACGACGCCGCGACCATGGAAGTCGTCACCGCTTTCCAGCGCCATTTCCGCCCGGCGCGACTGGATGGGGTCGCGGATCACTCGACGCTGTCGACCTTGCAGGCGCTGTTGGGAAGCTTGCCGGCGGAGGGAACGGCGGTCGCGTCGAAATAG
- a CDS encoding RNA polymerase sigma factor — translation MTLSEIDKIFRDEAGRALATLIRLVGDFDLAEDALQDAFAVALERWPACEFPDNPRAWLVNVARHKAIDRIRRQAVFRGKEQALVHELELNAQATAEPPAMLDDDMLRLIFTCCHPAFAPEVQVALTLRTVCGLSTAQVARAFLVTEEAMGQRLVRAKQKIRLAGIPYEVPERGTLVQRLDGVLAVIYLVFTEGYVATSGADLMRPDLAAEAIRLGRLLDRLLPDRAGIKGLLALMLLHDARRAGRQTAAGDIVLLEEQDRSRWDRAQIEEGLRLVDDALRVPGPPQPYGVQAAIAALHARAPSYEQTDWPQIAGLYEVLLRINPSPVIELNHAAAMSMVDGPARALDLVDAITARGGLHGYELLPAVRADLLRRLGRKEEAREAYRAATEATQLEPLQRLYARRMREMN, via the coding sequence ATGACACTGTCCGAGATCGACAAGATCTTCCGCGACGAGGCGGGGCGGGCGCTGGCCACGCTGATCCGCCTCGTCGGCGATTTCGATCTCGCCGAGGACGCACTCCAGGACGCCTTTGCGGTGGCACTGGAGCGCTGGCCGGCGTGCGAGTTCCCCGACAATCCGCGCGCCTGGCTGGTCAATGTCGCCAGGCACAAGGCGATCGACCGTATCAGGCGCCAGGCCGTCTTCCGCGGCAAGGAGCAGGCGCTCGTGCACGAGCTCGAGCTGAACGCGCAAGCGACCGCCGAGCCGCCGGCAATGCTCGACGACGATATGCTGCGGCTGATCTTCACCTGCTGCCATCCTGCATTTGCGCCCGAAGTCCAGGTCGCGCTGACGCTGCGCACCGTCTGCGGGCTCTCCACGGCGCAGGTCGCGCGCGCGTTCCTCGTCACTGAGGAGGCAATGGGGCAGCGCCTCGTCCGCGCCAAGCAGAAGATCAGGCTCGCCGGCATTCCCTATGAGGTCCCCGAGCGCGGCACGCTGGTGCAGCGGCTCGACGGTGTGCTTGCCGTGATCTATCTCGTCTTCACCGAAGGCTATGTGGCGACATCGGGTGCGGATTTGATGCGGCCCGATCTTGCGGCCGAGGCCATCCGGCTTGGCCGCTTGCTCGACCGGCTGCTACCCGATCGCGCGGGGATCAAGGGCCTGCTGGCGCTGATGCTGCTGCACGATGCGCGCCGCGCAGGGCGCCAGACCGCCGCGGGCGACATCGTGCTGCTGGAAGAGCAGGATCGCTCGCGGTGGGACCGTGCACAGATCGAGGAAGGTCTGCGTCTGGTGGACGACGCACTGCGCGTGCCCGGCCCGCCACAGCCCTATGGAGTACAAGCTGCGATCGCTGCGTTGCATGCGCGTGCGCCGAGCTATGAGCAGACAGACTGGCCGCAGATTGCCGGGCTCTATGAAGTGCTGCTGCGGATCAATCCGTCACCGGTGATCGAGCTGAATCACGCAGCGGCAATGTCGATGGTCGATGGTCCCGCACGCGCGCTCGATCTCGTGGATGCGATTACGGCGCGGGGCGGGCTTCATGGCTACGAGCTGTTGCCGGCGGTGCGGGCGGATTTGTTGCGGCGGCTCGGCCGGAAGGAGGAGGCGCGCGAGGCCTATCGCGCGGCGACGGAGGCGACGCAGCTCGAGCCGCTGCAACGACTTTATGCGCGAAGGATGAGGGAGATGAACTGA
- a CDS encoding YciI family protein, translating to MQYLLMIYQNEAEYANMRPAAGQQMTAEYQTFTQGIIQSGNFKAGDRLQPTTTATTVRVRDGKTLTTDGPFAETREQLGGYYLVEAKDLDTAIEIASRIPSARIGSIEVRPIWVYDK from the coding sequence ATGCAGTATTTGCTGATGATCTACCAGAACGAAGCCGAGTACGCGAATATGCGTCCGGCTGCCGGCCAACAGATGACGGCGGAATATCAGACCTTCACGCAAGGCATCATCCAGAGCGGCAATTTCAAGGCTGGCGACCGTTTGCAGCCGACCACGACCGCGACGACGGTCCGCGTGCGCGATGGCAAGACGCTGACGACCGATGGCCCGTTTGCCGAAACGCGCGAGCAGCTCGGCGGCTATTACCTCGTGGAGGCCAAGGATCTCGATACTGCGATCGAGATCGCGTCGCGGATTCCGTCGGCGCGCATCGGCTCGATCGAGGTGCGGCCGATCTGGGTCTACGACAAGTGA
- a CDS encoding alpha/beta fold hydrolase, which produces MAARSKTFLLCHGAWSGGWAWKKMHPLMAQAGHRLIAPTYTGLGERAHLASPAIDLDTHIQDILNVIRFEDLEDIVLLGHSYGGMVATGVADRARERVTQLIYLDAFVPRDGQSLFDLNEGGREPMRKAASSGDGYRIPPNPPPPDTPQADLDWLNARRINMPIKCFETRLKLEHGEPAMPRSYIYCTRIPPGDVFGQFARRTKSEDGWRTFDLDASHAPNVTAPEALMAVLEKIVG; this is translated from the coding sequence ATGGCCGCACGCTCAAAAACCTTCCTGCTCTGTCACGGCGCGTGGTCCGGCGGATGGGCCTGGAAGAAGATGCATCCGCTGATGGCGCAGGCCGGCCATCGTCTGATTGCGCCGACCTATACCGGGCTCGGCGAGCGCGCGCATCTGGCCAGTCCCGCGATCGATCTCGACACGCACATCCAGGACATTCTCAACGTCATCAGGTTTGAGGACCTCGAGGACATCGTGCTGCTCGGCCATAGCTATGGCGGCATGGTCGCCACCGGCGTCGCCGATCGCGCGCGCGAGCGGGTGACGCAATTGATCTATCTCGACGCCTTCGTGCCGCGTGACGGCCAGTCGCTATTCGATCTCAATGAGGGCGGGCGCGAGCCGATGCGCAAGGCAGCAAGCTCTGGCGACGGCTACCGCATCCCGCCGAACCCGCCGCCGCCGGATACGCCGCAGGCCGATCTCGACTGGCTCAACGCGCGCCGGATCAACATGCCGATCAAATGTTTCGAGACGAGGCTGAAGCTCGAACATGGCGAGCCGGCGATGCCGCGCAGCTACATCTATTGCACGCGCATTCCGCCGGGCGACGTGTTCGGGCAGTTCGCCCGGCGCACCAAGAGCGAGGATGGCTGGCGCACTTTCGATCTCGACGCCAGTCACGCGCCGAACGTGACAGCGCCGGAGGCGCTGATGGCGGTGTTGGAGAAGATCGTCGGCTAA
- a CDS encoding DUF983 domain-containing protein yields the protein MATGSVSLAKAMWRGFRGKCPNCGEGHAFGRFLKVADTCDHCGEELFHQRADDFPAYLVMVVVGHLVVPAILAIETAYAPAVWLQLAVWLPVTLFASLALLQPTKGAIVGLQWQIGMHGFEPGKLRREAGQGAPVFVKVNTRAA from the coding sequence ATGGCGACCGGTTCAGTCTCTCTGGCAAAAGCGATGTGGCGCGGATTTCGGGGCAAGTGCCCGAACTGCGGCGAAGGGCATGCATTCGGCCGTTTCCTGAAGGTGGCGGATACCTGCGACCATTGCGGCGAGGAGCTGTTCCACCAGCGCGCCGACGATTTTCCGGCCTATCTCGTGATGGTCGTCGTCGGCCATCTCGTGGTCCCTGCGATCCTCGCGATCGAAACCGCCTATGCGCCGGCCGTTTGGCTGCAACTGGCGGTGTGGCTGCCGGTGACCTTGTTCGCTTCGCTCGCGCTGCTGCAGCCGACCAAGGGTGCCATCGTCGGGCTGCAATGGCAGATCGGCATGCACGGTTTTGAGCCGGGCAAGCTGCGGCGCGAAGCTGGTCAGGGTGCACCCGTTTTCGTGAAGGTGAACACGCGCGCGGCATGA
- a CDS encoding PLP-dependent aminotransferase family protein produces the protein MDWTPTISELSGPRYQRIVEAMEADIAAGRLVRGQQLPTQRALAKALGIDLTTVTRAYTEARRRGIMEARVGQGSFVSETSARRAGDLPHPVAIDLSMNVPPQPLEAQLDERIIAGMEAIRAQSGLTAHLNYQPPGGSAHEREVAARWMRARVPHAHADRLVIFPGAQTILFNLLAHLARPGDVVLTEALTFPGIRAAAARLGVKLVGVAMDDGGILPDALAKACRTHKPKAVYLIPTLHNPTTATLLPERRSAIAKIINDADTILIEDDAYGLLDRSASPIANLIPERTYLATTLSKCIAPALRVAYLTTPDSSSQREMRNSLQATVQMPAPLMVALVTHWIETGIADRIITAIRSEAIGRQQLAQRALKGFEFQAKPAAHHLWLRLPEGRADVAAHLLRNGLAVVAGEAFTVDGTLPHAARVSLGAARNRAELTEALRILVSALHRPADSRQIV, from the coding sequence ATGGATTGGACCCCTACAATCTCGGAGCTGAGCGGGCCGCGCTATCAGCGCATCGTCGAGGCCATGGAGGCCGATATCGCCGCAGGCCGGCTGGTCCGCGGGCAGCAATTGCCGACGCAGCGGGCGCTGGCAAAGGCGCTCGGCATCGACCTCACCACGGTGACGCGCGCCTACACCGAGGCGCGGCGCCGCGGCATCATGGAAGCCCGGGTCGGCCAGGGGTCGTTCGTGTCGGAGACCAGCGCGCGCCGCGCGGGCGATCTGCCGCATCCCGTCGCGATCGACCTCTCGATGAACGTGCCGCCGCAGCCACTCGAAGCGCAGCTCGACGAGCGCATCATCGCCGGGATGGAAGCCATCCGCGCGCAATCGGGCCTGACGGCGCATCTCAACTACCAGCCGCCCGGCGGCAGCGCACACGAGCGCGAGGTCGCGGCGCGTTGGATGCGCGCACGCGTGCCACATGCGCATGCCGACAGGCTCGTGATCTTTCCCGGCGCGCAGACGATCCTGTTCAACCTGCTCGCACATCTTGCGCGTCCAGGTGACGTCGTGCTGACGGAAGCCCTCACCTTTCCCGGCATCAGGGCCGCCGCCGCGCGGCTCGGCGTCAAGCTTGTCGGCGTCGCCATGGATGACGGCGGCATCCTGCCCGACGCGCTGGCAAAGGCTTGCCGCACGCATAAGCCGAAAGCGGTCTATCTCATTCCGACGCTGCACAATCCGACCACCGCGACGCTGCTCCCCGAGCGGCGCAGCGCCATCGCCAAGATCATCAACGATGCCGATACTATTCTGATCGAGGACGACGCCTACGGGCTGCTCGATCGGTCGGCATCGCCGATCGCCAATCTCATTCCGGAACGGACTTATCTTGCGACCACGCTGTCGAAATGCATCGCGCCGGCGCTGCGGGTCGCCTATCTGACGACGCCCGACAGCAGCTCGCAGCGGGAGATGCGCAACTCTTTGCAGGCAACGGTGCAGATGCCGGCGCCGCTAATGGTCGCGCTGGTGACGCATTGGATCGAGACCGGCATTGCCGACCGCATCATCACCGCCATCCGGAGCGAGGCGATCGGCCGCCAGCAGCTCGCGCAACGGGCGCTGAAAGGCTTTGAGTTCCAGGCCAAGCCCGCCGCTCACCATCTTTGGCTGCGGCTGCCGGAGGGCCGTGCCGACGTCGCGGCGCATCTGCTGCGGAATGGACTGGCAGTCGTCGCCGGCGAGGCCTTCACCGTCGACGGAACGCTGCCGCATGCGGCACGCGTCTCGCTTGGCGCGGCGCGCAACAGGGCGGAATTGACGGAAGCGCTGCGCATCCTCGTGAGCGCGCTGCACAGGCCCGCCGACAGCAGACAGATCGTCTAG
- a CDS encoding sulfite exporter TauE/SafE family protein: protein MEMLTYALLLLGALAGGFVSGLAGFGTALMALGIWLYVLPPSLAVPLVLICSVIAQSSTLPSMWKSFDLALVWPFLIGGLIGVPLGTMLVASADPKVFKLSVGVLILVFSTALYLNKQPLALTFGGRIADGAIGFAGGILGGLAGLSGPLPILWANIRGWNKHERRGIFQLFNFTVLAAALVLQTASGLVAFKVVWLAVIAFPGTLIGAWAGARVYHALSDKHFGDVVLGLLFLSGLGLVWNSLGTH from the coding sequence TTGGAAATGCTCACCTACGCGCTGCTGCTGCTCGGCGCACTGGCCGGGGGCTTCGTCTCGGGCCTTGCCGGTTTCGGCACGGCGCTGATGGCACTCGGCATCTGGCTCTATGTACTGCCGCCCTCGCTCGCGGTGCCCCTGGTGCTGATCTGCTCGGTGATCGCGCAGAGCTCGACGCTGCCGTCGATGTGGAAAAGTTTCGATCTCGCGCTGGTCTGGCCGTTCCTGATCGGAGGACTGATCGGCGTGCCGCTGGGCACCATGCTGGTCGCCTCCGCCGATCCAAAAGTGTTCAAACTGAGCGTCGGCGTGCTGATCCTGGTGTTTTCGACCGCTCTCTATCTCAACAAGCAGCCGCTCGCCCTCACCTTCGGCGGCCGCATTGCCGACGGCGCGATCGGTTTTGCTGGCGGCATATTGGGTGGCCTTGCCGGACTGTCCGGGCCGCTGCCGATCCTGTGGGCGAACATCCGCGGCTGGAACAAGCACGAGCGGCGCGGCATCTTCCAGCTCTTCAATTTCACCGTGCTCGCCGCCGCTTTGGTGTTGCAGACCGCCTCGGGCCTCGTCGCGTTCAAGGTGGTCTGGCTCGCGGTGATCGCATTTCCGGGCACGCTGATCGGCGCATGGGCCGGCGCGCGCGTCTATCACGCGCTGAGCGACAAGCATTTCGGCGATGTCGTGCTCGGTCTCTTGTTCCTGTCGGGCCTCGGCCTCGTCTGGAACAGTTTGGGCACGCACTAA